CCATTCACCAGGGATAATGCTTCAATCGAGTGCCTTCACCCGGTCCCGGGCACGCCTGCGCGCAGCCGGAGACGTAGAGCGGGAGCGATCAGCACTCCGGCCTCCTGACAGGCAAAGATGTCACTATGTCAGCCTTTCGTCCATGTCATGACCCTTGACGTTCCCCGACACGCCGTTCTACTTTGTCGCTGCGGACTTTAAGTTTCATAGAGTTTTCGAAAGTTTTCAGCGCCCTTTTCGCGCACACCCCCGCCGTGGTGCCCGGACACCGGTCGACGCCCGGCGCTGAGAGGAACCACCGTGCCCCTCGTACAGATCGACCTCGAACGTTCCCTGGCCGAACGGCTGGGCCGGCAGATCAGCGACGGCGTCCACCAGGCCCTGGTGGACGGCCTGGGGATGGACCCGACCGACAGGTTCCAGATCTTCCGCACGCACGCGCCCGAGGAGATCGTCTTCGACCCGGGCTACAACGGCGTGGACCGGCGGCAGCTGGTCAGCATCCAGATCCTGATGGTGCACATGTACGACGTGACCACCAAGTACGCGATGTTCGACCAGATCGCCAAACGGCTGGAGGAGATCGGTGTCCGGCCGGACGACCTGCTGATCAGCGTCGTCGAGAACGGCTTCGAGGACTGGTACGCCGGCAAGTCGCGCGGCTGACCGCATCCCGCCCACCCCACGAGCCCACGATCCATCCAAGATCCGGAGTCCTGCAGTGAAGGTTCTCTACATCGGTGGCACCGGCACGATCAGCTCGGCCAGTGTCGCCGAGTCGGTGCGTCAGGGCCAGGACGTCCACGTCCTGAACCGTGGCCGCACCGCCGGCCGTCGGCCGCTCCCCGCCGGGGTCACGACGATCGAAGCCGACGTCCAGGACCCGGAGTCGGTGCGCCGGGCCCTCGCCGGCACGACATTCGACAGCGTGGTCAACTTTCTTGGCTTCGACGCCAAGGACGCCGCCGCCGCCGTCGAACTGCTGGAAGGCCGCACGGGCCAGTACGTCCACATCAGCAGCGCCTCGATCTACCACAAGCCGGTACGGCGGGTGCCGATCGTCGAGTCGACCACCCGGCACAACCCCTACCTGGGGTACGCCCGAGAGAAGATCGCCGCCGAGGACGTCCTGCACCGGGCCTACGAGGAGCGCGACTTCCCCGTCACCGTCGTGCGTCCTTCGCACACCTACGACGACGCCCACCCGCCGCTGCCCGGCGACTGGACCGCGTGGGACCGGATCGCCCGCGGCGACGAGCTGGTCGTGCCCGGTGACGGCACCAGCCTGTGGACCCTGACGCACGCGCGGGACTTCGCGGTGGGGCTCGTCGGCCTGATCGGCAACTGGCAGGCCGTCGGGGAGGACTTCCACATCACCTCCGACGAGGCGCTGACGTGGGACGAGATCTACCGCATCATCGGGCGCACCGCGGGGACGCCGGCCCGGCTCCTGCACCTGCCCTCGGAGTTCCTTCGGGTCGCCGCCCCCGACTGGTTCTGGTCGGACCTCATCGTCGGCGACCTGATGCACAGCGCGGTGTTCGACAACACCAAGATCAAGCGGTTCGTCCCGGCGTTCCAGCCGACGATCACCTGGTCGGCCGGGGCCCGGCGGCTGCACGAATGGCGCACCGCCCACGCCGGGGAGACCCGCCCCGACGCCGAGACGGACGCGATCCTGGGCCGGCTGGTCGAGGGGTACCGGGCCGCCGCCGCGGCGCTGGCGCCGTGACGCCGGGCACGGGAGGCGACCTGGTGGCGGAGCCCTGGCTGGACGTCTCCGGGGTCCACTGCGAGGGCGTCGTGTGGGACGACACCGCGGGCCGGCTGCGGTTCGTCGACATCCCCCGCGGACGGGTCTTCGACGCCGGGGTGGACACCGGCGGCGCCGACGTCGGCTGGTTCGACCTGCCGGCGCCGGTCACGGCCGTGCATCCCACGACCGAGCCCGGGACTCTCGTCGTCGCGGACGGCGACGGCGTGGCCCTGGCCACGCGCGACGGGCTGACCGAACGGCTCGCCGCCCCGCTGGCGGGCCGGCCGGAGATCCGCATGAACGACGCGGGCGTCGATCCCGCCGGGCGTTACTTCGCCGGCAGCATGGCGTACGACTCCGAACCGGGCGCGGGCCGCCTGTACCGCCTCGACGCCGACCGGTCCCTGCACACCGTGCTCGACGGCGTCACGATCGGGAACGGGGTGGACTGGTCGCCCGACGCCACCCTGTGCTACTTCGTGGACAGCCCCCTGCGCCGCGTCGACGTGTTCGACTACGACGTGACGACGGGTGCCCTGTCCAACCGGCGCGTGTTCGCGGACACCTCCGCCGTCCCCGGGATGCCCGACGGGCTCACGGTCGACTCCGAGGGCGCCGTGTGGGTGGCCTTCTGGGGAGGATCGCGCGTCTGCCGCTTCGGCCGGGACGGCCTGGTCGAGCGCACCGTCGGCCTGCCGGTGTCACAGGCGACGTCGTGCTGCTTCGCCGGGCCCGATCTGGACCTGCTCGTCATCAGCACCTCCACCGAGGAACTGTCCCCCGACGACCTGCGGCGCCAGCCCACGGCAGGCATGATCTTCCGGGCCGAGCCCGGATGCCGTGGCCGCCGCACGACCGAATTCGTGATCTGACATGACCGATGACCACACGCGCCACGTGTCGCCCGACCCGGCGGAGCGCCGCGCGTTCGGCCGCACCGGGCTCACGGTGACCCCCGTCTGCATCGGGACCAGCCCCCTGGCGAGCATGCCCGCGCTGTACGGCTACGCGGTCGGCCAGGACAGGGCGGAGTCGACGATCGAGGCCGTGCTCGACGGCCCGTTCAACTTCCTCGACACGTCGAACAACTACGGCGGCGGCAGCGCCGAGCTTCGCATCGGCGCCGTCCTGCGCCGCCGTGGCGGGATCCCCGACGGGTTCGTCCTGGCCACCAAGGCCGACGCCGACCCCGACAGCGGCGACTTCTCCGGCGAGCGCGTGCGCCGCTCGGTCGAGGAGAGCCTCGAACGGCTCGGTGTCGACCACGTGCCGATGATGTACCTGCACGACCCGGAGTACCACGTCACCTTCGAGGAGGCGATGGCCCCGGGCGGACCGGTCGAGGCGCTGGTCGCGCTCCGCGACGCCGGCGTCGTCGGCCACCTCGGGATCGCCGGCGGCCCTGTGGAGCTGATGCGGCGGTTCGTCGGGACCGGCGTGTTCGAGGCGGTGATCAACCACAACCGCTGGACCCTGGTGAACCGCGAGGCCGGCCCGCTGCTCGACGAGGCCGTCGCGCGGGGGGTCGCCTTCGTCAACGGCGCGCCGTACGGCGGGGGCATGCTGGTCAAGGGCCCGGACGCCCAGCCCCGCTACGCCTACCGGGACACCGACGAGTCCGTCAGGGACGCGGTCCGGTCGATGCGGAGGGTGTGCGCCGACCACGACGTGCCCCTGGCCGCCGCCGCGCTGCAGTTCTCGCTGCGCGACCCCCGGGTGACGTCGACCATCGTCGGCGTCTCGGAACCCGCGCGGATCAGGACCACTCTCGATCTCGCCACCACCCCGATCGCCCCCGAGCTGTGGGACGAGCTCGACCAGTACACGCCGTCGTCCGGAGGGTGGCTGGACTGATGCCACCGACGGCCGTACGAGCGATTCCAACGACAAACGGAGAAGACCGTGGCTTTGAGCACTGACACCCCGCCGGAGGTGTGGAGGGACGCCGACGTCCCCGACGAGGACCGGGTCGAGGCACTGATGGCCAGGATGAGCCTGGCCGAGAAGGTCGCGCAGCTCTACGGCGTCTGGGTGGGCATCGACAACGACGACGGTGAGATGGCCCCGCACCAGCACGAGTTCACGTCACTGCCGGTCGGGTGGGACGAGCTCGTCCGGAACGGCATCGGTCAGCTGACCCGGCCGTTCGGCACCAGGCCCGTCGACGTCCTGACCGGGGCGACCACGCTCGCGGGCGCCCAGCGTTCGATCACCGCGGCGGGACGGTGGGGCATCCCCGCGCTGGTGCACGAGGAGTGCCTGACCGGCCTCGCCGCCTGGAAGGCCACCGTCTACCCCTCACCGCTGTGCTGGGGTGCGAGCTTCGACCCGGACCTGGTCGAGCGGATGGGGGCGCAGATCGGCGCCACCATGCGGCGGCTCGGGATCCACCAGGGCCTCGCCCCGGTCGTGGACGTCGCCCGCGACCTGCGATGGGGCCGCGTCGAGGAGACCATCGGCGAGGACCCCGTGCTCGTCGGCACGATCGGCGGCGCGTACGTCCGCGGGGTGCGGTCGGCGGGCGTGATCGCCACCCTGAAGCATTTCGTGGGCTACTCGGCCTCCAAGGCGGGCCGGAATCTGGCCCCGGTGTCGGTGGGCCGCCGGGAGATCGCCGACGTGCTGCTGCCTCCGTTCGAGATGGCGCTGCGGGCCGGGGCCGACTCGGTGATGAACTCCTACACCGACATCGACGGCGTCCCGGTCGCGGCCGACCCCACCCTGCTCACCGATCTGCTTCGCGGCACCTACGGTTTCACCGGCACCGTCGTGGCCGACTACTTCTCCGTCGCCTTCCTGCAGACTCTCCACAACGTGGCCGAGTCCCCCGGCGACGCGGCCAGGCTGGCGCTGACGGCGGGGATCGACGTGGAACTGCCCACGGTCAACACCTACGGCCCGCCACTGATCGAGGCGATCGACCGCGGCGAGGTCGACGTCGCCCTCGTCGACCGCGCGCTGCGTCGCGTGCTCCTGCAGAAGGTCCGGCTGGGCCTGCTCGACGAGGAGTGGGTGCCCGAGCCCGCCGTTCTGGAGGAGACGGACGACGCCGTGCTGGACGGCGAGTCCCAGCGTGCCCTCGCGGGCGAACTGGCCCGCCGTTCCGTCGTCCTGCTCCGCAACACCGGCTCGCTGCCGCTGGCGGCGGGCCTGCGCCTGGCCGTGGTCGGGCCACGGGCCGACACCCCGCAGGCCATGATGGGCTGCTACTCGTTCCCGATGCACGTCGGCGTGCACCACCCCGAGGTGCCCATCGGCATCGAGGTGCCGACCCTGGTCGAGGCGCTGCGCGCCGACCCCGCCGGCTATGACGTGCGCTACGAGCAGGGGGTGCCCGTCCTCGGCGGCGACGACGAGGGCATCGCCGCGGCCGTGGCCGCGGCGGCGGACGCCGACGTCTGCGTGGCCGTGCTCGGCGACCAGGCGGGCCTGTTCGGGCGCGGCACCTCCGGGGAGGGCTGCGACGCCGAGAGCCTGCGCCTGCCCGGGAGACAGGAGGAGCTGCTGGAGGCCGTGCTGGCCACCGGCGTCCCGGTCGTCCTGGTGCTTCTGGTCGGCCGGCCGTACGAGCTGGCCCGGCAGGTCGACCGCCTGGCGGCCGTCGTGTGCGGGTTCTTCCCCGGTGAGGAGGGCGCGCGTGCTCTGGCCGACGTGCTGTCCGGCCGGGCCGATCCGGCGGGGCGGCTCCCGGTGAGCTTCCCCGGCGACGGCGGCAACCAGCCCTCCACCTACCTGGCCGCGCCGCTGGGCCTGCGCGGCGAGGTGAGCTCGGTGGACCCCACCCCGCTGTTCCCGTTCGGCCACGGACTGTCCTACACCCCGATCACGTGGAAGGACGTCGTCGCCGGCGCGGAGGCGTGGCCGACGGACGGCACCCTCGACGTGCGGGTGACACTCCACAACGATGCGGCCGGTTCGGTGTCGGACGTCGTGCAGGTCTACCTCCACGACCCGGTCGCCGAGGTCGCCCGCCCGGTGCAGTCGCTGCTGACGGCCCATCGGGTCGACCTGGAGCCGGGGGAGACGCGCGAGGTCACGATCACGCTGCACGCCGACCAGACCTCCTACACCGGAGCGGCCGGACAGCGGCAGGTCGACCCGGGCGCGGTCGAGTTGCGGGTCGGCGCGTCGAGCGCGGACATCAGGGAGACCATCTCCGTCTCCATGACCGGGCCGCGGCGCCAGGTCGGTTTCGACCGGGTCATGGAGGCGACCGTCACCTCTGGGGCGGCCGAGGGCTGACGACGGTCCGCGGCGCCGGCCACGGGCGGCGCCGCGGACCGGCACCACGAGACGGCGAGGGCGGCCCGGGATCTCCCGGGCCGCCCTCGCGTCTCGTGGTGTTCGCCGTTCGCGTTATTCGCTGTGGGTGAGGACGCCGTCGACCCGGCGGACGAGCCCCGTGGAGGCGGCCGGCGCGTCGCGAAGCTCGTCCGGCAGCAGCTCCCGCGGAACGTTCTGCAGGCTGATCGGGCGCAGCCAGCGGCGGATCGACGTGCTGCCGACGCTGGTGTGCAGCGCGCTGGTGGCCGCCGGGTACGGCCCGCCGTGGTGCATGCCCCAGGCCACCGCCACCCCGGTCGGGAAGCCGTTCCACACGACACGGCCGACCATGTCGGACAGCCGCGTGAGAAGCCGGGCCGACAGCTCGCCGTCCGCCGCGTCGGCGTGGACCGTCCCGGTGAGAGCCGGGCCGAAGGTCTCGACGAGCCGGAGGAGATGCTCCTCGGAGGTGTACTCGACGGTCACCAGGACCGGCCCGAAGCACTCCTCAAGCAGCGCGCCCGTCACGGCGCCGGCGTCCGCGTGCAGCAACAGCGGCGCGCCGGTCCAGCCGCCGCCCTCGCCGGTCTCCTTGCCGCCGGCGAGCGTCCGGACGCCGTCCATGCCGCGCAGCGTCTCCGCGCCGTGTCGGTAGGCGTCGGCCGTCCGCTCGCTGAGCATGAAGCCGGCGGACAGCGCGTCGACGTGCTTCGCCAGCGAGCGGCGGATCGCCTCGCCGTACGCGTCGGCGGGAAGCAGCGCCAGGCCAGGCTTCGTGCAGAACTGCCCGACACCGAGCGTGAAGGAGGCCGCGAGCCCCGCGGCGATCTCCTCGCCGCGCGCCGCGGCGGCCTCGGGGCACACGACGAGCGTGTTGAGCGCGCCCAGCTCGCCGTAGAAGGGGATCGGCGACGGCCGGGCCGACGCGACGTCGAACAGCGTGCGCCCGGCGCCGAGGGAGCCGGTGAACCCGACGGCCTGGACGGCGGGATGCCCGACCAGGCCGACCCCCGCCTCCCGTCCCCAGACCAGGTTGATCACATCCGGGGTGACACCGGCCGCCCTCGCGCCCGCGACGAGCGCCTCGTGGCTGAGCACCGACGTCGCCGGGTGCGCCGTGTGCACCTTGGCGATGACCGGGCAACCCGCGCTCAGGGCAGAGGCGGTGTCGCCGCCGGGCACGGAGAAGGCGAACGGGAAGTTGCTCGCCCCGAACACCGCGACAGGTCCGAGCGGGACCAGCATCCGGCGCAGGTCCGGGCGTGGTCCCATCGGGGTTTCCCCCGCGTGGTCGATGGTCGCCTCAAGATAGGCGCCGTCCTCCGCCACGTCGGCGAACAGGTCGAGCTGGTAGCACGTCCTGGTCAGCTCGCCGTTGAGCCGCTGCTCTCCCAGGGCGGTCTCGCGGTCGGCCACGGCGACCAGGTCGGCCCGGCGTTCCTCGAGCGAGCGCGCCATCGAGCGGAGCAGCCGGGCGCGTCCCGCGCGCCCCAGCCCGGCGAGCTCCCGCGCGGCCACGGCCGCCCGCGCGCAGAGGTCGTCGAGCTCCGCGGGCGACGTCTCGGCGCCGACCCGCTCGACCTCACGCCCTGTCCGCGCGTCGACGCTGGCGAAACCGTGGATGTTCCCTGTCATGACCGATCCCCTTCGAACGGCTGCTCGTCACGCGCGGCTCTCCGCGCGACCGTGTTGCGCAACACTCCGACGCCTTCGATGCCGATCTCGACCGTGTCGCCGTCCGCGAGCGTGAACGGCGTCGGCGGTACGAGGCACGTGCCGGTCGACAGGACGACCCCGTCCGGGTGGACGTCGCCACGCATCAGGTACGAGACCAGCTCGTCGAGGCGCCGGCGCAGCCGCGCGGTGCTCGCCTCGCCGCTCCACTCCGGCTCGCCCTCCCTGCCGATCGTCATCTCGATCGTGAGGTCGTACGGATCCTCGATCTCCCAGACCGGCCTGATCCAGGGGCCGAGACCGCAGGCACCGTAATAGATCTTGGCCTGGGGAAGGTAGAGAGGGTTCTCCCCTTCGATGCTGCGTGAGGACATGTCGTTGCACACCGTGTAGCCGACGATCTCCCCGAAGCGGTTCACCACCAGCGCCAGCTCGGGCTCCGGCACGTCCACCACCGAGTCGGCGCGGATGCCCAGGCCGCCGTCCGGGCCGACGACCCGCCACGGGACCGACTTGAAGAACAGCTCCGGCCGCTCGGCGTCGTAGACCAGCTCGTAGACGGTCGCGGCGCGCTCGCTCTCCTCGACCCTCGCCTCACGCGACGTCTCGTACGTGACGCCCGCCGCCCACACCTCGGTCGTGCCGTCGATCGGCGCGAGGAGATCGACCTCCTCCAGGGGCACCCGCTCTCCGAGCGTGCCGCCGGTCAGCCGCTCCCGCAGGTCGGCGAGTGGCGACGCCCAGAGTTCGGCGAGTGACCGCACGCCCGCGAGTTCGGCGACGCCGTCGTCGTCGTGCAGGCCCACCCGTGGCTCCGCGGAATCTCGCGTGCGGTATCTGACGATGTTCACGGTCACTCCCTGCTGCTGGATACCGGTGTGATGGCGGTGGGTTTTGGCTCGGCGCCGTTCTCGGGTGCCGGTGGGAGTCGCGCGGGATTTCGCTCCCGGGCGTCAGTGCGAGTCGCGCGGGACCTCGCTCCCGCGGCTGCCCCGCAGGAACCCGAAGTCCACCCCGTCGTCGGCCTGCAGGACGTGCTCGCGGTACAGCCACCGGTATCCGCCTGTCTCGTCGGTGGCGGGCGGGCTCCACTCGGCGCGCCGCCGATCGAGCTCCTCGTCGTCCACGTGCAACGTCAACCGCCTGGCCGGTACGTCGAGCTCGATGCGGTCGCCGGTGCGTACCAGGGCGAGCGGGCCGCCGACGGCCGCCTCGGGTGAGACGTGCAGCACGACCGTGCCGAATCCGGTGCCGCTCATCCGCCCGTCGCTGATGCGCACCATGTCGCCGACGCCCTCGCGCAGCAGCTTCGCGGGTAGCGGCACGTTGGCCACCTCGGGCATGCCCGGGTATCCCTTCGGCCCGGCGCCCCGGATGACCAGCACGTCGTCCGGCGTGACGTCGAGGTCCTCGTCGTCGCACACCGCGTGGTAGGCCTCGGGCGAGTCGAACACCAGCGCCCTGCCCTCGTGGTGCATCAGGGACGGTGACGCGGCCGACTGCTTGATCACAGCGCCGTTCGGGCAGAGGTTGCCGCGCAGGATCGCGGTGCCGGTACCGGGCGGCAGCAGCGGCTCGGCCAGCGGGCGGATCACCTCGGTGTTCCAGCATTCCGCGCCCGCGACGTTCTCCCCGACGGCGCGGCCGGTGACCGTGACGGCTTCCGAGTGGAGCAGGCCCGCCTCGTCGAGTTGGCGCATGACGACCGGCAGGCCGCCCGCGTAGCAGAAGTCCTCCATCAGGAACCGGCCCGACGGCATGAGGTCGACGATGGTCGGCACGTCCCGCACGAGGGCGTCGAAGTCGTCGAGGGGCAGGTCGACGCCGAGCCGTCCCGCCAGCGCGGTCAGGTGGATGATCGCGTTGGTGGACCCGCCGATGGCGGCGTTGGTCCTGATCGCGTTCTCGAACGCCTCCCGGGTGAGGATCGCGCTCGGGCGCAGGTCCTGCTCGACCATGTCCACGATCCGCCGCCCGGCCTCCTGCGCGA
This region of Streptosporangium sp. NBC_01495 genomic DNA includes:
- a CDS encoding tautomerase family protein, translating into MPLVQIDLERSLAERLGRQISDGVHQALVDGLGMDPTDRFQIFRTHAPEEIVFDPGYNGVDRRQLVSIQILMVHMYDVTTKYAMFDQIAKRLEEIGVRPDDLLISVVENGFEDWYAGKSRG
- a CDS encoding NAD-dependent epimerase/dehydratase family protein — translated: MKVLYIGGTGTISSASVAESVRQGQDVHVLNRGRTAGRRPLPAGVTTIEADVQDPESVRRALAGTTFDSVVNFLGFDAKDAAAAVELLEGRTGQYVHISSASIYHKPVRRVPIVESTTRHNPYLGYAREKIAAEDVLHRAYEERDFPVTVVRPSHTYDDAHPPLPGDWTAWDRIARGDELVVPGDGTSLWTLTHARDFAVGLVGLIGNWQAVGEDFHITSDEALTWDEIYRIIGRTAGTPARLLHLPSEFLRVAAPDWFWSDLIVGDLMHSAVFDNTKIKRFVPAFQPTITWSAGARRLHEWRTAHAGETRPDAETDAILGRLVEGYRAAAAALAP
- a CDS encoding SMP-30/gluconolactonase/LRE family protein, which produces MTPGTGGDLVAEPWLDVSGVHCEGVVWDDTAGRLRFVDIPRGRVFDAGVDTGGADVGWFDLPAPVTAVHPTTEPGTLVVADGDGVALATRDGLTERLAAPLAGRPEIRMNDAGVDPAGRYFAGSMAYDSEPGAGRLYRLDADRSLHTVLDGVTIGNGVDWSPDATLCYFVDSPLRRVDVFDYDVTTGALSNRRVFADTSAVPGMPDGLTVDSEGAVWVAFWGGSRVCRFGRDGLVERTVGLPVSQATSCCFAGPDLDLLVISTSTEELSPDDLRRQPTAGMIFRAEPGCRGRRTTEFVI
- a CDS encoding aldo/keto reductase codes for the protein MTDDHTRHVSPDPAERRAFGRTGLTVTPVCIGTSPLASMPALYGYAVGQDRAESTIEAVLDGPFNFLDTSNNYGGGSAELRIGAVLRRRGGIPDGFVLATKADADPDSGDFSGERVRRSVEESLERLGVDHVPMMYLHDPEYHVTFEEAMAPGGPVEALVALRDAGVVGHLGIAGGPVELMRRFVGTGVFEAVINHNRWTLVNREAGPLLDEAVARGVAFVNGAPYGGGMLVKGPDAQPRYAYRDTDESVRDAVRSMRRVCADHDVPLAAAALQFSLRDPRVTSTIVGVSEPARIRTTLDLATTPIAPELWDELDQYTPSSGGWLD
- a CDS encoding beta-glucosidase family protein — encoded protein: MALSTDTPPEVWRDADVPDEDRVEALMARMSLAEKVAQLYGVWVGIDNDDGEMAPHQHEFTSLPVGWDELVRNGIGQLTRPFGTRPVDVLTGATTLAGAQRSITAAGRWGIPALVHEECLTGLAAWKATVYPSPLCWGASFDPDLVERMGAQIGATMRRLGIHQGLAPVVDVARDLRWGRVEETIGEDPVLVGTIGGAYVRGVRSAGVIATLKHFVGYSASKAGRNLAPVSVGRREIADVLLPPFEMALRAGADSVMNSYTDIDGVPVAADPTLLTDLLRGTYGFTGTVVADYFSVAFLQTLHNVAESPGDAARLALTAGIDVELPTVNTYGPPLIEAIDRGEVDVALVDRALRRVLLQKVRLGLLDEEWVPEPAVLEETDDAVLDGESQRALAGELARRSVVLLRNTGSLPLAAGLRLAVVGPRADTPQAMMGCYSFPMHVGVHHPEVPIGIEVPTLVEALRADPAGYDVRYEQGVPVLGGDDEGIAAAVAAAADADVCVAVLGDQAGLFGRGTSGEGCDAESLRLPGRQEELLEAVLATGVPVVLVLLVGRPYELARQVDRLAAVVCGFFPGEEGARALADVLSGRADPAGRLPVSFPGDGGNQPSTYLAAPLGLRGEVSSVDPTPLFPFGHGLSYTPITWKDVVAGAEAWPTDGTLDVRVTLHNDAAGSVSDVVQVYLHDPVAEVARPVQSLLTAHRVDLEPGETREVTITLHADQTSYTGAAGQRQVDPGAVELRVGASSADIRETISVSMTGPRRQVGFDRVMEATVTSGAAEG
- a CDS encoding aldehyde dehydrogenase (NADP(+)), producing MTGNIHGFASVDARTGREVERVGAETSPAELDDLCARAAVAARELAGLGRAGRARLLRSMARSLEERRADLVAVADRETALGEQRLNGELTRTCYQLDLFADVAEDGAYLEATIDHAGETPMGPRPDLRRMLVPLGPVAVFGASNFPFAFSVPGGDTASALSAGCPVIAKVHTAHPATSVLSHEALVAGARAAGVTPDVINLVWGREAGVGLVGHPAVQAVGFTGSLGAGRTLFDVASARPSPIPFYGELGALNTLVVCPEAAAARGEEIAAGLAASFTLGVGQFCTKPGLALLPADAYGEAIRRSLAKHVDALSAGFMLSERTADAYRHGAETLRGMDGVRTLAGGKETGEGGGWTGAPLLLHADAGAVTGALLEECFGPVLVTVEYTSEEHLLRLVETFGPALTGTVHADAADGELSARLLTRLSDMVGRVVWNGFPTGVAVAWGMHHGGPYPAATSALHTSVGSTSIRRWLRPISLQNVPRELLPDELRDAPAASTGLVRRVDGVLTHSE
- a CDS encoding fumarylacetoacetate hydrolase family protein, producing the protein MNIVRYRTRDSAEPRVGLHDDDGVAELAGVRSLAELWASPLADLRERLTGGTLGERVPLEEVDLLAPIDGTTEVWAAGVTYETSREARVEESERAATVYELVYDAERPELFFKSVPWRVVGPDGGLGIRADSVVDVPEPELALVVNRFGEIVGYTVCNDMSSRSIEGENPLYLPQAKIYYGACGLGPWIRPVWEIEDPYDLTIEMTIGREGEPEWSGEASTARLRRRLDELVSYLMRGDVHPDGVVLSTGTCLVPPTPFTLADGDTVEIGIEGVGVLRNTVARRAARDEQPFEGDRS
- a CDS encoding IlvD/Edd family dehydratase gives rise to the protein MTGSARRSAHWFAAEGRSGMLYRSWMRNQGFGPEVFDGRPVIGIASTWSELAPCNSHLDRVADAVKRGVWQAGGFPLVFPVLATGETLMRPTAMLYRNLLAMAAEELIRANPLDGVVLLSGCDKTTPGLLMGAASVDLPAVMVTGGPMLNGKFQGRDVGSGTHVWKFEAEIKAGRMTAEEGYAAEGCMARSNGHCMTMGTASTMACVAEALGMQLPGSATWPAVDMRRMEVAQEAGRRIVDMVEQDLRPSAILTREAFENAIRTNAAIGGSTNAIIHLTALAGRLGVDLPLDDFDALVRDVPTIVDLMPSGRFLMEDFCYAGGLPVVMRQLDEAGLLHSEAVTVTGRAVGENVAGAECWNTEVIRPLAEPLLPPGTGTAILRGNLCPNGAVIKQSAASPSLMHHEGRALVFDSPEAYHAVCDDEDLDVTPDDVLVIRGAGPKGYPGMPEVANVPLPAKLLREGVGDMVRISDGRMSGTGFGTVVLHVSPEAAVGGPLALVRTGDRIELDVPARRLTLHVDDEELDRRRAEWSPPATDETGGYRWLYREHVLQADDGVDFGFLRGSRGSEVPRDSH